The genome window ACACGGCTTCGGAAACGATTTTAGGATCTAAGGGCAAGGGAGATATCGTTAATATTGAATGTGATATGCTCGCGAAATATGTGCAGAACATGCTGCACAATGAGTACACACAACCAAAAGAAGGCATTAATCAAACATTTCTAGTAAATAATGGATTCATGTGAGGAGAGATTATTGTGATTGATACGATTGAAGAGGCACTCATCGATTTAAAAAATGGAAAGCCAATTATTGTCGTTGATGATGAAGATAGAGAAAATGAGGGTGACTTTGTAGCATTGTCTGAAAAAGCTACCTCGGAAATGATAAATTTCATGATTACACATGGAAAAGGGCTCGTCTGTGTTCCAATCGAAGCAGAACATGCAAAAAGCATCGGCCTACCGATGATGGTAGATAAAAGCACAGATCCACTCGGGACTGCTTTTACCGTGTCCATTGATCATAATGATACAACAACAGGTATAAGTGCATTGGAACGATCTAGAACGATTCAAGCGTTAGCAGATCCAGAAGCAAAAATAACAGATTTTAAACAACCTGGGCATATGTTTCCACTGATTGCGAAAGAGGGAGGAGTGTTGACTAGGCCAGGCCATACTGAGGCAGCGGTTGATTTAGCGAAATTATGCAGTGCATTTCCTTCAGGAGTCATTTGTGAAATTATTAATGAGGATGGGACAATGGCTAGATTGCCGGAATTAAAAATGATGGCAAAGGAACTCGATTTAAAAATAATCACAATAGCCGATCTCATAGAGTATCGGCAAAAAATAGAAAACGAGACTGCTTTAAACGCATAAAAAATAGATAATGGAATAGAGGAGAATGGAAAATGGGAAACGTATTTGTAGGTAATGTTGTAGGAACAGATTTAAAGGTTGGTATTGTTGTTGCTCGATTTAATGAATTCATTACAAATAAATTATTGGACGGAGCAATCGATACACTTAAAAGGCATGGTGTAAGTGAAGAAAATATTGATACAGCATGGGTACCAGGTGCATTCGAAATTCCATTAATTGCTAAGAAGATGGCAGCAAATGTGAATTATGATGCAGTTATTACGCTCGGAACAGTCATTCGTGGATCAACACCACATTTTGATTATGTATGTAATGAAGTCGCTAAAGGTGTTGCCAAAGTATCCACAGACACTGGCAAACCAGTCATATTCGGTGTGTTAACAACAGAGACAATTGAACAGGCAATCGAACGCGCAGGAACGAAGGCAGGAAATAAGGGAGCAGATGCTGCTGCATCTGCAATTGAAATGGCAAATTTAGTAAAAGCATTCGAGAATTAATTTAACATCAATGTACGTAAAAAAGGGCCGAATTGGCTCTTTTTTTGATGTACAATGCGTTATGATATAAATAATAGATTACAATAATAACATCAGGTAAGAAATATTAGCTACAGCTTAAGCCTGAGTGGAATTTTAGCTGCGACTAAGCTAAACTGAAAGGTAGAGCGTTTCAAATACGGGGGAGAAAACATGAAACTATTACTTGGACAGCTAGCAATAATTGCACTGGTATGGCTAGGAATGGCATTTTATTTTCCAGATATGAATGAAGGCAGTAAAATAATCTTTTACTTAGTGACATCGTGGATGCTATTCTTAATCGTTGGGGTAGTAAAAACATGGTTACATAACCGCAAAGAACAATCGAAATAGTTGTTTTATGTGTGTCTTGAATAAAGTGTGAGGAAGGAATACGTTATGCTTACAATAGAGAACTTAACTAAATCGTACGGTGATAAAGTATTATTTGATGATATTACATGTACGATTTCTGAATATGAACGAATCGGTGTGATTGGTGTTAATGGGACGGGGAAATCAACCTTTTTGAAAGTAATTGCTGGAATTGAATCAGCTGAAAAAGGTACGATTAAGCATGCAAAGGATTATCGAATTGAATATTTGGCACAGGATCCAGAACTCGATCCTGATTTGACCGTAATTGAACAGATTTATTACGGGGAATCGATAATCATGAAGACATTACGTGCATATGAAGCGGCATTGCTCAAGCTTCAAAAGGATGCTGCGAATGAGAATGCACAGCAGCAATTACTGAAAATGC of Oceanobacillus zhaokaii contains these proteins:
- the ribE gene encoding 6,7-dimethyl-8-ribityllumazine synthase, which codes for MGNVFVGNVVGTDLKVGIVVARFNEFITNKLLDGAIDTLKRHGVSEENIDTAWVPGAFEIPLIAKKMAANVNYDAVITLGTVIRGSTPHFDYVCNEVAKGVAKVSTDTGKPVIFGVLTTETIEQAIERAGTKAGNKGADAAASAIEMANLVKAFEN